The following DNA comes from Ricinus communis isolate WT05 ecotype wild-type chromosome 10, ASM1957865v1, whole genome shotgun sequence.
CTTCTCTCTGGTTGAAATTAACCTTTACTGACTTAATTCTTGTCTTCTTTGTTACTTCTTTTGGTAGCAGGTAACTGTCTTTGCAAAGTGTCTCAGGGCGCATACCTATCTTTGGACTGCCACCAGTAGTAAATGAGGCAGGAACAGATCTAGATCTAGAAAGACTTCTAATACATTCATCCTTCCAGCCATCCCTACTGCTAATACCTAAAGGTTCAACCCACCCTGTTGGCCTGTCATTGCTAACAAGTTTATGACTGCATCCTTTCTCATTGACCATGGCATCTGCATTTGCTGGCCGCCCCTCCCTATCAGGCAGAGCAAGCATCTCACCTAGTGTGCTGCCCCTACTGGCCACTCCCATATCTACAGATCTGTGAGTCATTTTCCACCTCTCTGAGAGCCTCTTTCTAGCCTCCCTGCTCACAGATGACTCAGCAGAGCGGGATGATGAGGGCCTGTATCGGTTGCTCCAACCAATTGCATTTCTAGAAATCACTGTCGGCCCATCTGATTCATTAGCTGACTCATTGTCAGACCTATTCGATGAACTCTCATCCCCAGCATATCCTCTAAATCCAGAGGTTGAGGGATTCAGAGAACCACTTTCAATACTATTTCTCATTTGCCTAGTGATCTCCTTTGCAATTTCTCTAGATTCTCTAGACTTGTATCTCGGAAGTCCTACATCATTAGGAAACCTTCTGCTTCCACATAGTTCTGACTCCCCATTGGTGCTAGGAAGATCCATCTGTCTATCACAATCTGAAAGAAAATCGTAAGAAGTGCGAGGAGATGAAACTGTTCTGCTAGCATTCTGCACTTTACCAAAGTTTGGTTTCAGCACAACAATCCTTGTAGGAATAACAGAAGAATCAACTTTGCTTTCTACTTGAATTTTTGATGACTTGGGTGGATCATGAGCAGCACGTTTACTGCAAGAGTGACTAAGAGGATCACTATGGTTTTTCCTGCCATATTTCCAAGTAGTTTCTATCTCTCTGTTGCACCCTAGACCCCTGCCTTCATACTCAGAAGCACGTGATAACTTCATACCTGATACATGACTACAGTGGGGCGAGGAAGGGGCAGCTCGCAGATCATGTAGATGCCTTTTGAACAATGAATCTGGCTGTTCAAGAAATTTTAGCAGAAGATCTTTGTTGGAGTCCAAATCATCAACTGCATCATGAAATTCTTTTGAATCATGAAATTTTTCATCAGTTGAAAGACGTGTGACATCCAAGAATTTCTGCTTAACAAATGCCATCTCAGCTTCAGTGAGCTTTGAGTTTGCAGTCCCCTGCAGTGAGGAAGTATTAGTCTCCATTTTTCCCATGTCTAAAACTTCAAACACATCTTTAAATTCTTGTTCTTCCTTTGAGCTTCGTCTCGGGGACCGGCGGCTACATGATGTGCTACTCTTTAGAGACCTCTCCGATAATGCTACCCTCTGTAGATAGTTATCAGATGACCTTTTTTGTTGTTTGTGAGCAAGCTGCTGAGGTGGCAGCCCATCAAAGCCCATCAATCTGGCAATAACACCTGGTGACTTTTTTCTGGATTCAGTTTCTCTAGACATCTCTTCAGCTAATAACTTCTTTATCGGCGTTCCCGTTGCTTGTTTTGAAGATCTCCACCCCAACTCATACATGACCTGCAGGACCCAAATACCAAATTATTTTGGGATAATTGAGTCAACCAACAACCCAATAGTTATAAACATAAACATATGAAATAACCAGGAAAATCACAGTTCACATACATTACAGGAATTTCATATTAATGGATTTTttggaacaaaagaaataaagtgcATCATTAAATCCGTGAACGAGAGTACAAGTATAAGCGTACCGGATCTTCACGAGTAGTAATGTCGGTATTCTGAGAACTAGAATCAGAGGCCAATTTTGGAAAGTTTCTGTGTCTCTGAACCTGCTTGTTTCCTGGAAACGAATCCCTAGAACAACATTAGGATGTTTGTTTCAAGAAAAACCAAATGCTAAAGGCCTAAATTAAACCTTTTTTACAAAAAAGGAATAGACCAGTCAAGGGAACAACAAAGACCTTACAAAAATAGAAACTAAAGCCTCGAATTTAAGAACACCACAATATTTGCAAACAAAGGAAatgaaggaagaaaaaaatgaaagagaataGTGATTATATTATAGTTTGCTAGAAAATTCATAACAGACTTACAAGCCTAGAGTTGTCTAATAATGatattcaaaaagaaaagaaaaagatgcaaACAAAATCATGCTGATACCACTGTACAAAAAGTCACaaagcaatttaaaaaaaaaaaaaaactacttTAATTAAAGCAGAAGCAAAGCCATAAGCAAATCAAGGTTGTTGACCTCTACATAGCACAAATAATGAGCACAGTTagacaaaataaaatactatgaacttctttctcttttttctagagaataaaaaaaaaaaaaaaaaaaaaaaagaagtttccTCGTCGCTTGCAAAGaagatcaaagaaaaatagacTTATAACAATGATTTATTTTGCACTAGTAATGCAGTTTCAATCAAATGGAAGAATATTTTCTGAAACGAACCATTTGGATGCTAAGAaactatagaaaaataaaagagagaattttaaaatctgaGTGGAAATACATTCTCTGCCTCAGTCTACAGTCACATTCAGGAAGCCGAGTTACaaacttttaaaatgaaaaagaagaggCACGATTTAagacatttttctttcattttcctaGGTTTTCTAggcaaccaaacaaaaaaagaaagaaaagatcaaTAAGAGCATTACCGTGTTTGAATCGTCGACTGGAGCTATGATCATCACTTAAGTCCGCGATATTAGACTTCCTCAACCGGAATGCTTCCATTTTCACTCATTACAAAGAACAAAGTCTAGATCGGGAATTCTGAGAAGAAACATgccacaaaagaaaaaaggaaggaTCCGAGAAAATAATCAGAAAATCCCTAACACATTCTGTTTAGTAGATCTTAATCAACAGAAAcattctagagagagaaaaggaaatgcGAGAGACGAGAGAAAAGGGAGACGGAGAGAAAGAGCGGTCCGTTAGAACCGTagatgagagagagagagagaggggtttttattttttttgaacaTTCAAAAAACGATAGACTGACACAAGACACTGAGCAACTGCGCGGGCAAGTTGTATTATGGTATGGCTGGGTTAGATACCTCCAGGAGACCGTGACTTTACTTAAGACGTGTTCGTTTCTGATACGCTACCATTTGCCACGTCGGCCCGCTGCTGTTGTTAGGAGGCTCTTCCCTTCAATTGTCGTTTGATTTTGGCAATAGCAACCTTTGGGAGGCAGCCACGGCAACCCGCGCTCCGTCTCGATCGCATTGAACTATGGTTCAAGCCACTTTGTTTGTCCTGTCactttattatcattttttattaatttctttttaaaatgaaaactGCTCCCTCTTAAcaagatttttttatcataactcaatttttttttttccaaaaaagaaaacactcaaatttttttaattttttaatcagacaacttttttacatatattacGACAAATCGTTTTTTAGTTCATTAGTAGTTTAAGAGGGCATGAATtacacattaaaaaatattaatttctttcatgTTCTCTCTAAAgatgtataattaaaaaatttaaaatttaagattttttacttttaaaaata
Coding sequences within:
- the LOC8278099 gene encoding uncharacterized protein LOC8278099 isoform X2; translation: MYELGWRSSKQATGTPIKKLLAEEMSRETESRKKSPGVIARLMGFDGLPPQQLAHKQQKRSSDNYLQRVALSERSLKSSTSCSRRSPRRSSKEEQEFKDVFEVLDMGKMETNTSSLQGTANSKLTEAEMAFVKQKFLDVTRLSTDEKFHDSKEFHDAVDDLDSNKDLLLKFLEQPDSLFKRHLHDLRAAPSSPHCSHVSGMKLSRASEYEGRGLGCNREIETTWKYGRKNHSDPLSHSCSKRAAHDPPKSSKIQVESKVDSSVIPTRIVVLKPNFGKVQNASRTVSSPRTSYDFLSDCDRQMDLPSTNGESELCGSRRFPNDVGLPRYKSRESREIAKEITRQMRNSIESGSLNPSTSGFRGYAGDESSSNRSDNESANESDGPTVISRNAIGWSNRYRPSSSRSAESSVSREARKRLSERWKMTHRSVDMGVASRGSTLGEMLALPDREGRPANADAMVNEKGCSHKLVSNDRPTGWVEPLGISSRDGWKDECIRSLSRSRSVPASFTTGGSPKIGMRPETLCKDSYLLPKEVTKKTRIKSVKVNFNQREGSSSRNSRSHFKRSHFSEGTCSDQSEVSPEICFSSKQVQTSISKDNLFEQFHKVSETSATAVTDVSFIPEKVVDVAIENVPIPSEPTDPELPSFMLLKGNPSTSGPEVANSQEQSNALPAKGSVPAQRPATELASLESSKEAEQPSPVSVLETPFPDDLSSSSECFESLCADLHGLRMQLQLLKLESEAYAEGPMLISSDEDLEEGSVGTSEEKGKPEESREFSYVVDVLLESGISDADPNTFMASWHSSECPVNSVVFEELEKKHCYVKSWPRSERKLLFDRINSALLVINQQFADPHPWVRPATAIASRWIKNGLEDGIHELLANQDMKANKDAAEKALVMDLQWLDLRDNIDIVGRDIEGLLIEELLKEIAAV
- the LOC8278099 gene encoding uncharacterized protein LOC8278099 isoform X1, whose product is MEAFRLRKSNIADLSDDHSSSRRFKHGNKQVQRHRNFPKLASDSSSQNTDITTREDPVMYELGWRSSKQATGTPIKKLLAEEMSRETESRKKSPGVIARLMGFDGLPPQQLAHKQQKRSSDNYLQRVALSERSLKSSTSCSRRSPRRSSKEEQEFKDVFEVLDMGKMETNTSSLQGTANSKLTEAEMAFVKQKFLDVTRLSTDEKFHDSKEFHDAVDDLDSNKDLLLKFLEQPDSLFKRHLHDLRAAPSSPHCSHVSGMKLSRASEYEGRGLGCNREIETTWKYGRKNHSDPLSHSCSKRAAHDPPKSSKIQVESKVDSSVIPTRIVVLKPNFGKVQNASRTVSSPRTSYDFLSDCDRQMDLPSTNGESELCGSRRFPNDVGLPRYKSRESREIAKEITRQMRNSIESGSLNPSTSGFRGYAGDESSSNRSDNESANESDGPTVISRNAIGWSNRYRPSSSRSAESSVSREARKRLSERWKMTHRSVDMGVASRGSTLGEMLALPDREGRPANADAMVNEKGCSHKLVSNDRPTGWVEPLGISSRDGWKDECIRSLSRSRSVPASFTTGGSPKIGMRPETLCKDSYLLPKEVTKKTRIKSVKVNFNQREGSSSRNSRSHFKRSHFSEGTCSDQSEVSPEICFSSKQVQTSISKDNLFEQFHKVSETSATAVTDVSFIPEKVVDVAIENVPIPSEPTDPELPSFMLLKGNPSTSGPEVANSQEQSNALPAKGSVPAQRPATELASLESSKEAEQPSPVSVLETPFPDDLSSSSECFESLCADLHGLRMQLQLLKLESEAYAEGPMLISSDEDLEEGSVGTSEEKGKPEESREFSYVVDVLLESGISDADPNTFMASWHSSECPVNSVVFEELEKKHCYVKSWPRSERKLLFDRINSALLVINQQFADPHPWVRPATAIASRWIKNGLEDGIHELLANQDMKANKDAAEKALVMDLQWLDLRDNIDIVGRDIEGLLIEELLKEIAAV